ATTCTATTGACCAAACTTTCATTATTGAAAACATTTCCTTCAAAAAAAAAAATACTTTTTCACCCCCTTCCTGCTAAACACCCTTCAATAGAGGCATAAAGAGATAGCGACAATTAGGTAGATATTTCTGTTATCTAATGGATTAGAAACACGTTGAGTACACTTCAAAAATCATCCCGTCATTATATTTTTGTGTAACACCACTTACCATGTTGTTTGTCGTGTCACACAGTGAAAGATTTTAAGAAATTTGTTGATGTCGTCTGTGTGTGCATGAGGGATGATTTAtttcctcccgttgcaacgcacgggcatgtttgcTAGTGAATACATAAAGAAGGGGCGGATAAGACGAGGCAACGGTCCAATACTTGAAGGTTTTTTATATCTGAAAATGAATATATAAATAAGAGACAAATCGTTGGCCTTATGTGGATACTTTTTGTTTTTTAACAAATGTGTGATATTCCAATAAGTGATTCTCAAAACTAAATTTGTTTGGTTGATAGTTGACATAGTTGAATCTCTATTATTTTCGGTAAAACGTAGGCAACATGACTATGTTCGACCTACTGTGGCGCGGAGGACCATCCCGAGTCGCCCTCGCAGGCGATGGGAGAGATCGTTAGCCGCCTCCCAGCGCCCCACCTCCCGCTTATCCCCTCCCCTACCGCAACTAGAGGGCGTGACTAGGTGAAGCCCGGCCAGCAGCAGCGGCGACATGGCTCGTTCACCCCCTTGCGAGTGGATCCGATGTAGGACGGATTCGACAGGCAAAGGCATCGCGATGCAGGGTTGTTTAATTTACATAGTTGAATCTCTGACAAAAGCGGCATATTACGTTGGCCCTACTCTCGCGTGGACAAACCCTCGACGAATTGTCCAGTAAAATGAAAGATGCTGAGATCACTCCATCTCAAGATCGGAAAGTGAGATCGAGACTGACATAGATAGACCCTCTCATCAACCCATCCCATCAATACTTATGTTTCGAGACAAGAGTATAACCTAATAGTTTTAAGTGAGGGTCACATGAGGTTTTTGTGACATGTAGTTCAGAACTGGCCAATTTTTTGACATATCCCAACCTAAGTGTAGATCCATGATGAAACAACACCTTCCTAATTTACTGCGTGTGTTTGGCAAACCAGGGTTGCGGCGGAGGGGTTGAAGCACTGTGGTACATCACCTACCCAATTTGTGCACTGGTTGACGGTGAAGGCATCCGTGAACGTCGTGTTCCTCCCACTCCTTCCGTATTACTCCGAGTGAAAACTTGATCTTCGGATCGGACGATGACGACGTTTGTAGTCGTGCCTTTCCGGTCCGGCATCGTCTTGGAGTCATCGGTCCGGGATGTCCGACGCACGTCTTCCAAGATGATCGCTCCTCGTGCTGGTGGTCTCCGTCGGCTCTAAACGAATCCCTTTTTTTGCACATCTTATAGATGCTTGGTAGTCGTTGAGGTTGTGTGTCGGTGACCGGTATTTGTGTATCTTGCCTTGGGTGTGTGTGTCGTCCATTTGTATCGGTTGCTTCGATGTATGTGATGGTTATTTTACAATATAAACAGGGAAGCTCTTTTTCGTTCGTTAATTGGCTTCCTCAAATGGCGACGACTATACAAATATTGACAATGAGGACGTTATAGTGGAGGGCGCCGAATCACCCCTTCACAATTATCCGATTTGGTGGTTTTATCACCATGATATAACTTTTTACAAATACTCGAAATATATTTACAATCTAGAAAATTCCATCAAAAAATAATTActtttttaaaacaaaaaaatTACTTTCCTACCACCTAATTTATGTGTACTGTTGTTTGCGCCAATATTTTTTTACCTCCCACTAAAAGGTCCTAAATCAGGGTATTTGTTCCCACCAAAAAAATAGCttatatttaaccttcccacaaaTTACCTTCCACGGCGTCTTCACGGGCGATTGGATCTGACCTCTCGTCCCCGGTTCCTCTGTGCTGCCGGCGTCATGACGGCGTCAACACAGCGCTCCACAGTTGTGTCAGCTGCTACTCGTCAGGTTATTCCTCCCGATCTCCTCCCTTCTTGTAACCTCCAGTCCTCCTCGATCTcactctcctccctctcctctgCGCCCGCCGACGTAGGCCGCGTCTCCGTGTCCTTGGCCATGCCGGCGGCGGCAGCGATGCGGTTTGGCGTCGGCGCCGACGGAGTTCTCCTTGCCCATCAATCCCATGTCTGGACCAAGCACGACACCACCTCGGTGTTGAATGCCGTGACAATGCCCGCCCGGGCTcaaacccccctcccccacgAGCTCCTCCTCGACGCGCCGCCACCCACGCTCAGACCTCGGCGCCACCCATGGCCTCCGCCCACGCTCCCCGccctctcccctcccctccccttccTATCGAACCACCAGATCGAGCGGCGGCCAGATCCATCCGCCACGGTCGCCCAGGGCTCGCGCGCCTCCTCCGACGCGGCTGTGCCCGTGCGTCAAGGGCCTGCTCGGAGATGCTTCTACTCCGCCATGGCCATGGAGCTTCCTCCCAATCCAAGGTCTTGGACTGGACGGGGACGGCTGCTCTTCGAAAGTCTCGTCTCTTCTCTTCCGATCCATCCATCCCACACCCCATTCTATTTGCATATCTGTAGATACATATTCAGATCAAACTGAACCCCAAACCATGGGCACTACTTCAAGAAATATAGTCCAGTAGGACCACGGAGGTGTGTCCCGGTAGAGTGAAAAAATATCCTCTGCCTTATGCCCTATGTGTTAGTTATTTACATACGTACGAGGGATCTCTGATTCAGACCCTAGATTGCATAGATGCTGTTAGTATGATTCAGTCTCCAGGTTTTTTATGTCAACTAGGAAAGTCTGCAGTCATTTGAAAAGCTAATCTTGATAACCATGTATTATCTCATCATACTCTTCCTTTAAAGGGATAAATAGTGCCTTTTACAGTATATTCTCCTGGATAGTTCTGTGCTATTTCTAACATTTGAATATGGTAGATTGACCTCTGAATCAAATTAAGGTTTCTAGACCCTTTCGCAGAGTTACGCCATCATCCATCTGTATGTTTTTATATATGTTGCCATGTTGCTACAAGTTAGTAATTTGACGAAATCACCCCACTGTTCCATTAGTTACTGCCTAAGAGATTGTTGCTTTCTATCATCTGAACCTGACTAGAAATAATTATTTTCGAAGTTGGCCCTTTGCTGGAGTTTGATAGCATATTACATTAATCATTTACAATTTATTTGACTCATGGAGAGAATATGATCCCGTTATTCACCTGAATATCATTCGTACCAACTGATATTAGGACAATGTATTCAATCATCATGGCTGATTTCCTTTCCCCTTAGCAATTGCTTAAACAGAACAACTGAACAAGACTGACTTTATTTGATGCATTATATACATACCTCTAAAACCAAGCATGTTTAGACTTTTTAATATACACAAGAAAATGCATTGTGGGCATTGCGGCGTCTAGCTCAGAAAGTTTCATGGCGGCAACTTTTGCCGAAGATAAACCAACAATTTAGTAGTCAAGGAACCATCCTTTTTCCTTATGCATGGAAGAAAAAGATCATCTTTAGCTGTACTGCACTATTTGGGTGCACACTCAGTACAATATCTTTAGCTTCTTCAATATGTTCAGGATGGTACTTGCTTTCGTTTATATTTGTGTCATCATTTCTTACAATCTAATACCGAGTAATACAATATTTCTTGTATGATTTGGACTGTAGAAGTTGGTGTACAGAAGAAGAAAGGGCGAGGTGTTCTAAAAGGTTTTAAAGCATCTAAGAAGTGTTTTGCCAATGGATCTGCAAAGCTAAATATTACATTCTCTGAAAAATTGGGTGGTATAGTAGGAATGAACTATCGTTCATTCAAGGATGATGTGGTAGTCATAATGAAAAGAAAGTTACCACTCATTGGAGTGAGGACGTGGTCGGGCATTCACCCTACAATCCATCAACTCATTGTTGTAGATATGATAGTGCGTACAACCTTTTCCATATGTGTTATCTTATTTTACCATCGATGATGCACTGCTTATGTATATTCATTTGTTGTATGCTATACAGGACATATGGGACTTGGAAGATACACCAGAAACAGAAGAAAAAGTTCTCAAAATTGCGAAAGAGCGATATAGAGGCTGGTGATCAACTCTAAGCTCCTCTTACaaggcatacaaaacagatgCAACTAGATTGACTAATCTGCCGGAAGATTTACAACCAGAAGAGTGGGAATGGATGATTGAGTACTTTGGCACGGATTCAAAATTTCAGGTTATCTCTAAGATCACTGTTTGTCTACTATTTGATAAGATGAAATGGCTTGTCTGACTGGTTATATTTGGTTTCAATGAATTGATAGGAACGCAGCCAAAAGAACATCGATAACCGTAAGAAACTGAAGACAAAACACATAATTGGATCAAAATCTTACTCGCAAGTAAGTTTTGAGAAGGTATGAGTCCAACTAAATATTGGAAGAGGAGTGAACATCAAGACTGGAATTTGAAAAGAACATGATGGCAAAGTTTGCAGAATGGAGTCAACAGATGGGAACCCAACAGGTGATTACAGTCATATTCTTGCGACCTTGTAAGATTTATGTTGCTTACTTGCATTGCTAAAAGTGCACTTCTATTTATAGGTGCCTACGAAGAGGGTTGACAACAAAGAAAATAGTAATCCAAACTTGCAAAATATTCTGTTACAGAGATCTAGTCCTAATAAGACTTCAGGTTCAAGGCCTACTGCTATTTCTTCAAATGCGCTCATACAAGCTGTAGCAAGGAATTCCCGGATGTTTAAAGCAATGGTAAGTCACAACCTTGCTTTCTCTTCATGTTCACCTGCTTATACGTCATTGGCCTTCATAATTAGCTAGCTGCTTGTTCTCTTTTACCATGTGTTGTTGCTGCATGGAGTCACAACTTAAACAAAAAACGAATATGTGCTAGCTAGGGACATGAACTTTACTGAAACTATACATCGAGTCACAACTTAAATCAATAGCAGAAGCTTTTATTAGATGTACGATCGAACAATGACACCATTCTGTATGCACGAGCAGGATGTCATGAGCATGGGCGTGATGCCTTCGCTGCTGACTCCATTGCAATGTCCCATGCAATATCTCTTTCCGCTGATATATGGGTCATGAGGGTCATTTTTGAAACGGACTCGCAACTCCAGATGGAAGCACTGAATATCAATAAGGTGGACTCGTCGGCCTATGCTGCTGTTATTGAGGATACCAAGTACCAGCTCAAATTATGGTTTTCTTATTATGAAATAAATGTATGTCGTCGCTCGGCAAACTCTGTTGCTCACGAGCTTGCTAGCCTTGATAGGATGTACGAACCTAACCACTATGTGGAATGGGAGGCCGATGTACCAGCCCTTATGGCTGCATGTGCTTTGGGTGATTCAGCCCAGCATCGTTAAGTTATAAAGTAATGTTTTTTCTCAAAAGAGAAGCTTTTAGTAGATGTACTTGTGCTTATGCTTTACACATTTACACTTGTATAATTGTTCTGATCCCTCGATTACATGCTTGCTGACATAGTATTAGTCCAGTTAGTTTGGCGATAGTTCTTTTTAACAATGGGGCTGGAATAATTGTATGGCATATGTTATGTTCGACTCATTAACTGGAACTTTTTTTATTTCTTGATTGCAGGATCCAAAGAACTAGTTGGACTGGACTCTAGATCACGGACATTCTAGTCTTCGCAATTAATTAGGATGGCGAAATTACATTTGAGTTTCATTTGATGGATatttgctatgagaattatgaattttATGAATTTACATATTATACGTATGGTTTTGAATATTGTAATTGAAAGCCTGTATTTTTTTTACGGTTGCAATAGGCTATTACCACAACCCACTTTCGGTTGCCACATGCTAGCACCTCTGCAAATATATTGTTGCGTCATATCTCTGTTGCTACGCCTACCTATTTTGTTGCACTAGGATGTTGCAACGGAGCACTTTATATTGTCGCAATAGCTTGTCACCACAATTTTTTTCACGACGCGATAACTGTTTCGCCACCAAAGCAAGTTTTGTTGAAATAGAGTATCGCCACGGAAAGTTTAAATTGTCGCAATAATTTCTTGCTACAAATATTTTACTTGTTGTGATACCTATTTATCACCACCAAAACAAGTATGTTGCAATTTACTATTACGACGACTGGAATATTTGTTGCCATAAGTTAATGCCACAAGTGCAGTGGGTTGTGGCAACATGCCTAATGCCACGAAAACAAGGATTGTGGCCATAGTTTATTGCCACAATTGACTATTGCCACGGAAGAGTATTGCGCCACGAAACGGCCGTCGTTGGCATAGGTTGTTGCCACAAATGTCTATCGCTACGAGATATAAGTCGCCACAATTCGTTACACGTTGCATTAAAGCTATCT
The sequence above is a segment of the Aegilops tauschii subsp. strangulata cultivar AL8/78 chromosome 6, Aet v6.0, whole genome shotgun sequence genome. Coding sequences within it:
- the LOC109736493 gene encoding uncharacterized protein, producing the protein MTASTQRSTVVSAATRQVIPPDLLPSCNLQSSSISLSSLSSAPADVGRVSVSLAMPAAAAMRFGVGADGVLLAHQSHVWTKHDTTSVLNAVTMPARAQTPLPHELLLDAPPPTLRPRRHPWPPPTLPALSPPLPFLSNHQIERRPDPSATVAQGSRASSDAAVPVRQGPARRCFYSAMAMELPPNPRTYGTWKIHQKQKKKFSKLRKSDIEAGDQL